The bacterium genome contains the following window.
CACGAAACTCCAGGATAAGTGGGAAGTATTATAATCAGGTTAGAGCATACATTAGAGCAGTGGATAAAGAAATAGGGTTACTGGTAAATTTCGCAGACTCCAGGATTGATGTCCGAAGGGTGAAGCAAGAAAAAGTTTGAGCCATTTCTCCAATTCTCCCTTTTCCCCATTTCTCCTTGTTTACACTTCTAATGTATAGCCCTGAACGGTTACAAGATATTTTTAAAAAATTCTCGGTCAGCCTCTTGACAGCTATAAACTTTTATGATAAAGTAGTTCTAAGGAGCAATGATATTTTGCGAAAAATACAGTCACAGACAATTACAAAAACAGTAAAGGATTTATGTATCAAGGCTAATCTGGAGTTACGAGAAGATGTCCTATCAACCCTGGAGAAAGGCTTAAATAATGAAGATAATCCCCGAGCAAAAAGGATATTGCAAATATTAATCGAAAATGCTTCTCTTGCCAGAGAGAAAAAATTGCCTATTTGCCAGGATACAGGTGTTGCCATCGTATTTATTGATATTGGTCAGGATGTCCAGATTATTGGAGATGATTTATTTTCCGCCATTAATCAAGGAATAAAACTTGGATATGAGGCGGGATATTGTCGAAAATCAGTTGTTAATGACCCAATCATAAGAGAAAACACTAATGATAATACACCAGGAATTATCCACTATAATTTTATCGCTGGTGATAAACTAAAGATTACTGTTATGCCAAAAGGCTTTGGTTGTGAGAATAGAAGTTGTATTAAAATGCTTCTGCCAACGGCAGAGATTGGTGAAATAAAAAAGGTAATTATTGATGCGGTAAAAGACGCCGGTCCAGATGCCTGTCCCCCTTTTGTCTTAGGCATAGGGCTTGGTGGAACAATGGATAAAGCCGCTCAACTTTCTAAAGAGGCACTACTTTCTTCCATTGATAAATCATCTTTGCAAACTCATATTGCCAGATTAGAACAA
Protein-coding sequences here:
- a CDS encoding GxxExxY protein — encoded protein: MENSRNSRISGKYYNQVRAYIRAVDKEIGLLVNFADSRIDVRRVKQEKV
- a CDS encoding fumarate hydratase, encoding MRKIQSQTITKTVKDLCIKANLELREDVLSTLEKGLNNEDNPRAKRILQILIENASLAREKKLPICQDTGVAIVFIDIGQDVQIIGDDLFSAINQGIKLGYEAGYCRKSVVNDPIIRENTNDNTPGIIHYNFIAGDKLKITVMPKGFGCENRSCIKMLLPTAEIGEIKKVIIDAVKDAGPDACPPFVLGIGLGGTMDKAAQLSKEALLSSIDKSSLQTHIARLEQEIFEEVNSLNIGPMGLGGKTTVLGVNILTYPTHIGGLPVAININCHALRSASCYV